The Sphingopyxis sp. YR583 DNA segment TGCAAAGCTCGACCGCCGTCGTGATCGGTGCAATGCTCGTGTCGCCGCTGATGGGTCCGATCATGGGCGTCGGCTTCGGCCTCGCGACGCTCGAAAGCAATCTGATCCGCCGTTCATTGGTGACGCTGGCCGCCGGGATGGCGGTTGCCGTGCTCGTCGCGATGCTGATCATCTGGCTGTCGCCGATCCGCGACGTGACGCCCGAATTGCGCGCGCGGACGCAGCCCACGCTGCTCGACCTCGGCGTCGCGGTCGTCGGCGGGATCGCGGGTGTTTACGCGATCATGCGCAAACTCTCGGGCGTGATGGTCGGCGTAGCCATCGCGACCGCGCTGGTGCCGCCGCTGTCGACGGTCGGCTTTGGGCTCGTCACCGGCCGGTTCGACTTTGCCATGGGAGCGGCGCTGCTGTTCCTTACCAATACGCTGGCGATTGCCTTTGCCGCGACGATCGTCGCTCGGCTCAACCATTTCGGCCCATCGCTGACCCCGCAGCATACCGCGCTGCAGGTCGCAGGGATCGTCGCGACGCTTGGCATATTGTCGATTCCGCTCGCGCTGACCCTCAACAGTCTTGCCGGCGAAGTGCGCGCCCGGTCGGTCGTGCAGACTGAACTGCGGGCGCTCCTAGGCGAAAGCGACCGGGTCGACAGTCTTAACGTCCGCATGGAAAGCGATGCAGTTGCCGTCGACGGCGTCGTGCTCGTCGATCGCTATGCCGGGCAACTCGACAAAGAGCTCGCGGCGAAAATCGGCACCGAACTCGATCGCGAGGTGCGCGTCAATATCGTCCAACTCCGGCAACAGACCAATGCCGCTGTGCAGGTGGAGGAACAGCTCAATCGCCGCATTACGACGCTCGAACAGCGCGAAGAGGAAAGCCGTGCGATTCTTGCGGGCCTGACCGTCGGAGAATTGCTGCCGCGCGATCGCGTATTGATCGATGGACAGGCGCGCCGCGTGATCGTCCAGCGCGACCGCGATGCCGAGGGCGAACAGGTTTCCGCCGCGATCGACCGGATCATGGCATCGGTGCAGGTGGACTATCCACAATGGTTGATCCAGAACGGCAGCCTGACAGCGGCAGAAGCAACCGCGACCGAATAGTTTTCGCAGACCTATTCGGATTGACCTGCCGCGCCCGATCTCATGTGATGTGTATGGATTCGCGGTGACGGGTCGGGACAGGGGAGGCGATATGCGCGGCAAGCGACTGGCACTGGCGATGATGCTGGCATGTGCGGCATCGGTGGCGCCCTTCTCTCCGTTGCACGCGCAAGCCGCCCCCGCCGAAACATTGAAAATCGACAAGGCGCGAATCGATGCGGCGCTGAAGGCGATGATCGCCGATGAGCGCGCCGTGGGGACATCGGCGCTGATCTGGCAGGATGGGCGCGAGGTCTATTTCGGTAGCGCCGGCATGGCCGACCGCGAAGCGAAGCGCCCGATGCGCCGCGACACGATCGCGCAAATCTATTCGATGACTAAGCCGGTGACCGGCGTCGCGCTGATGCAGCTTTGGGAACAGGGCAAGTTCCGTCTCGACGATCCGCTTTCCGAATATCTCCCTGAATATGCCGATATGCGCGTTTATGCGGGCAAGGATGCGGCGGGCCAACCGCTCTACGTGCCCGCCGAACGTCCGATAACCGTTCGCGACATCCTGCGCCACACCGCGGGCTTCGTCTATGGCGCCGGACCGACCCCCGCGCATGATGCCTATGTCGCGGCCGACCCGCTCGCGCTGACGATCCCGCTGTCGGAAGCGAGCAAGCGCCTCGCCGCCGTGCCGTTGCTTTATCAGCCGGGCACGCAGTGGGAATATAGCATCGCGGTCGACGTTCAGGCCGCACTTGTCGAAAAACTCTCGGGACAGCCGTTCGCCGACTATGTGCGTGAGCATATCTTCTTGCCGCTGAAGATGACCGAAACCGCCTGGCGCCAGCCCGACGCGCGGTTGCCCCGCTTTGCCGCGATGAATGTGATGAAGGAGGGCAAGCTCGTTCAGCAGGACGCTGCCGCCGCCCGCAAGCTCAATTTCGAAGATCATGCGCTAACCCCCGGCGGCTTCGGCCTCGCGTCGACGCTCGACGATTACCAGCGTTTCGCGCGCATGCTCCTGAACCGGGGTGAACTCGACGGCGTGCGCATCCTTAAATCCTCGACCGTAAAGCTGATGGCGACCGACCAGCTTGATCCGGCGATCACCAAACGCGCATGGCTCCCCGGCAAGGGGGCGGTCGGTTTCGGTTTCGATTTCGCGGTCCGCAAATCGCCTCCCCAAATCCCGGCCGAAAATCGCGGCGCAGTCGGCGAATTTTTCTGGGACGGCGCAGCCTCGACGCTCTTCTGGGTCGACCCGGCGAACAGGCTTACCGCGGTCTTCTTCGTCCAGAAGATGCCCTATGACGGCACGCTGCATCGCGATTTCCGTGCAGCGGTCTATGGGCCCGATTATAAGGGGCCGGCAGGGGATTAGGCTGTCATCTTTTTGTCATGCCGATGTCCTTGAGCGGGCCGAGGAGTTTTTGCATGTCCCAACCCGACAAACGCACCCTGCTTGCCGAAGGTCTCGCCGCTGGCGAGGAAGATGTCGCCCTGCACGCGCGGCTTGTCGCCGGGGGCGTGTCGCCTGCTGCCGCCAAATATGAAATCGACCGGCTCGCCAAGGATCCGATGGCGGCGATGCTGCGCCGGCAGGCGGCGCGCATGGCGAAACAGCGCTGGCTGCTCGCCAATCAGGATCGGCTGGCGCGCGAGGCCGAAGGCGGCTTCGCGCTCGATACGCTCGACGCGCCCGATCCCGACACTTTCTATCGCCATCATTATGAAGCGAACCGCCCCGCGAAGCTCACCGGCCTGATCGGGCACTGGTCGGCGCTAACCCGTTGGTCGCTCGACCATTTTGCGGCGGTTGCGGGCGGTGCCGTCGTCGAAGCGCAGGTCGAACGCGACCGCAGCCCCGATTATGAGCTGGCGAAGGACGACCACCGACGCCTTGTCCGCTTCGCCGAACTGATCGACTGGCTTCGCAAGGACGAAGCCAGCAACGACATCTATCTTACCGCCTATAACAGCGGCACCAACGCGGCAGCGCTGGCACCCTTGTGGGACGATATGGCGCCGATCGCGTTGCTCGAACCCCGCGACCGCGACGGCTTTTTCTGGCTGGGCCCCAAGGGGACGCTGACCCCCTGGCATCACGACCTCACCAACAATCTGCTCGTGCAGGTCATGGGGCGCAAGCGCGTGCGCATGGCGCCGCCGTGGGCGTTCGATCGCATGAAGAACAGCCGGCACTGTTTTTCCGGCTGGGGCAATGAGGCGCTGCCGGCAGGCGAGGGCGATGCCGCGACGCCGCCGGTGCTGGAGGCGATCATCGGTCCGGGCGAAGCGATTTTCCTTCCCGTCGGCTGGTGGCATCAGGTCGAGGCGCTCGACCTGTCGGCAAGCATGAGCTTCACAAGCTTTCGCCGGTCCAATACCCATGTCGACGATTATCGATCCTGGGGAGAAATTGCCTGATGTCTCTGGTTCTTGTCGCACGCGACGACGCCGTTGCCACCGTTACGCTTAACCGTCCCGAGGCGATGAATGCATTATCGCGGGCGCTGCGTGGCGAGCTGGCCGGGGCAATGCGGGAATTGGCGGCCGATGAAAGCATTCGCGCAATCGTCCTGACCGGTGCTGGCGAGCGAGCCTTTACTGCCGGGCTTGATCTCAAGGAATTGGGCGCCGACACAAGCAACCTTGGCGCCGCCAATGCGACCGATGCGGACGAAAATCCGGTAAAGGCGATCGAACTCTGTCCGCAGCCGGTGATCGGTGCGATCAACGGGGTGGCGATCACTGGCGGGTTCGAAGTCGCGCTGGCGTGCGACATTTTGATCGCCTCGACCAACGCGCGCTTCGCCGACACGCATGCCCGCGTCGGCGTGATGCCGGGATGGGGCCTGTCGCAGAAACTGTCGCGCCTGATCGGCATTGGCCGCGCGAAGGAATTGTCGCTGACCGGCAATTTTCTGGGGGCCGAGGCAGCACGGGACTGGGGCTTGGTGAACCGCGTCGTAGCGCCCGAAGCACTGCTGCCGGCTGCGCAGGCGCTCGCCCGGGACATCGCAACCGCCGACCCGGCCATGGTCCGCGGATATAAGCGCCTTATCGATGACGGTTATGCGCTGGCCTTTGCGGAAGGACTCGCACTCGAACAGGAACGCTCGACCGCGGCAAACCGCGGGGTTCGCGCCGAAGAGGTCGAGTCGCGCCGGCTGGCGGTGATCGAGCGGGGCCGCGAACACGCGGGCTGATGCCGGCCATTTCGGGTTCGCCGTGCATTGCGGCGAAAATTGCGCTTTCTTGCGGCGGCCTCGCCCTAGCGGGATTACGGGGTTGCAGCACCCGAAAATACTTAGCAAGGGGAAGTAATGAACGACCTCGCCGAACTGCTGTCCGCCTTTATGGCCCGCGTCGCCCATCCCGGCGAACTTTCCGCGCTCGCTCGCCTGTCGGGCGGCGCGAATATGGAAAGCTGGGCGTTCGACTGGGCCGGAAGCAGCTATGTTCTGCGCCGCGCGCCGTCGGCGGACTATATGGCGGGGCGACCCTATGGCCACGCCGACGAGGCGGCGCTGGTCATCGCGGCGCATGATGCTGGGGTGAAGGCGCCCGAAGTCGTCGGCGTGCTCGAAGCCGGCGACGGCATGGGCACCGGCTATGTGATGCGGCGCGTGATCGCCGAGGTGAACCCGGCGAAAATTCTCGCCGACCCGCCGCCGTCGCTGCTCGCCGACCTCGGCCGCGAACTGGCGCGCATCCACGCGATTCCTTCCGCTACGATCCCGGCGGCGATCCCGCTGATGGACACGGCGGAGGCGCTCGCGGAACTGAAGGCGCGCTTCCTGTCCTATGGCGGCGATCGGCCCGTGATCGCCCTCGCGATCCGCTGGTGCGAGGATCATCTGCCCGAACCCGCGAACCCCGTGCTCGTTCATGGCGATTATCGGATGGGCAATGTCATGGTCGATGCAGACGGCCTCGCGGCCGTACTCGACTGGGAACTTGCACACCGCGGCGACGCGCATGAGGATCTGGCCTTTGGCTGCATGACCGTGTGGCGGTTCGGGCGGCTCGACACGCCGGCGTTCGGGGTCGGCAGCCTCGACGATTATTTCACCGCTTATGAAGCGGCTGGCGGGGGTAAGGTCGACCGTGCCCGCTTCCGCTTCTGGCTCGTCTACCGGACCCTGTGGTGGGCGCTCGGCTGTTTGCAGATGGGACAGGCGTGGCGCAGTGGCGCCGACCCGACGGTCGAGCGCGTCGTCATCGGCCGGCGTACAGCGGAGCAGGAACTCGATCTGATACTGCTGCTCGAAGAAGAAGCGCCGGGGAACGAACGGGACAGGGCGCTGCCGCCATCGCCCGCAGCCACTCCGACGCCGGACGGCGAGCCGACGAACCGCGAAATCGTGCAGGCGGTGCGCGACTGGATCGAGGAATCGATCAAGCCGCAGACGCAAGGCCATGCGAAATTCGAAGCGGTGGTCGCCATGAACGCGCTCGGCATCGTGATGCGCGATCTCGATGCCGGCGTGCGGGCGGAGGACAAGATTCTGGCGGAAGCCATGCTGTCGGGAGCCTCGACGCTTGCCGAACCCGGTCTGCTCGCAAGGTTGCGTCGCGATATGCTCGACAAATGCGCGATCGACAGCCCGAAATATGCCGCGCTGGCCGCGGCGCGCGCCGAATGGCGGGGATAATAGGATAAGGGAGAGAGACATGGATTTTGCAATGCCCGCCGACCTGCAGGCGTATCTGGACGAGCTTGACGCGTTTATCGACGCCGAGATCAAGCCGCTCGAGCTGGCCGACGACAATATCCGCTTCTTCGATCATCGCCGCGAACACAGCCGCACCGACTGGGACAATCAGGGTCTGCCGCGCCACGATTGGGAAGAGCTGCTGAAAAAGGCGACGCGCAAGGCCGATGCCGCGGGCCACTGGCGCTTTTCGGCCCCCAAGAAATATGGCGGCAAGGACGGGTCGAACCTGTGGATGGCGGTGATCCGCGAACATTTCGCCGCGAAAGGGCTCGGCCTCCACAACGATTTGCAGAACGAGCATAGCATCGTCGGCAACTTCCCCTTCGTCGAGATGTTCGAGCAGTTCGGCACGAGCGACGAGCAGAAGCAGGAATTCATCCTCGGCGGGTTCGAGGGCAAGCGCCGCACCGCATTCGGGCTGACCGAACCCGACCATGGATCCGACGCGACACATATGGAAACGCGTGCCGTTCGCGAGACCCGCGATGGCGTCGACGGATGGCTGATCAACGGCCGCAAGATGTGGATCACCGGCATGCATGTCGCGACGCATTGCGCGACCTTCTGCCGCACCAGCGGCGAGGATGGCGATGCGAAGGGCATCACCTGCCTGCTCGTTCCCACCGGGACCGAAGGCATGACGGTCGACGAATATATGTGGACCTTCAACATGCCGACCGACCACCCGCGCATGACCTTCACCGATGTGTGGGTGCCCGACGACGCGCGGCTCGGTCCCGAGGGCGGCGGGCTGTCGATCGCGCAGAGCTTCGTCCACCAGAACCGCATCCGGCAGGCGGCGTCATCGCTCGGCGCCGCGGTCTTCTGCATCGAGGAGAGCGTGAAATATGCGCGCGAGCGCAAGCCCTTCGGTGAGGCGCTGGCGAAGAATCAGGCGATCCAGTTCCCGCTCGTCGAGCTCGCGACACAGGCAGAGATGCTGCGCCTGCTGATCCGCAAGACCGCTTGGGACATGGACAACACCCCGCACAAGGAGGTCGAGCGCACCCTCTCCGACAAGGTGAGCATGTGCAACTATTGGGCGAACCGGCTCGTCTGCGAAGCCGCCGACCGCGCGATGCAGGTGCATGGCGGCATCGGCTACTCGCGGCACAAGCCGTTCGAGCATATCTATCGCCACCACCGCCGCTATCGCATCACCGAGGGGGCCGAAGAAATCCAGATGCGCAAGGTCGCGGCCTATCTGTTCGGCTATCTGGGGCCGCGCAAGGGCCTGTTTTCCTGAACGCCGGAGCGGCCGTCCGTCAGTGGGCGGCCGTCTTCGACCAGATGTTCATAACCGCCACTCCCGCGACGATCAGCGCCATGCCGATCATCGCGGGGGCGTCGAGGCGCTGGCCCTGAAATATCCAGGCGACGGTGGTGATCAGGACGATGCCGACCCCTGACCAGATCGCATAGGCGATGCCCGTCGGGATATCGCGCAGCGCCAACGACAGGAAATAGAAGGCGACGATATAGCCCGCCGCCATGATCAGCGACGGGCCGAGGTTCCGGAAACCGTCGGCTTGCTTGAGGAATGAGGTAGCGATCACTTCGGCGACGATTGCGATGCCGAGATAGAGATATTGCAACGTTGAGACCCTCTAGCGCTTGCGGACAAATTCGGCGCGCAGGACGAGGCCCTTGATGCCATCGTGGCGGCAGTCGATTTCCTGATCGTCGCCGGTCAGGCGGATCGACTTTATCACCGTGCCGACCTTCAGCGTCTGCCCCGCGCCTTTGACGGTCAGATCCTTGACCAGCACGACCGAGTCGCCATCGCTCAGCAAGTTGCCGACGGCGTCGCGCACCTCGGGACCGGCGGATGCCGCCGCCGCCCGCTCGCGAGCTTCGCCGGCGGACAGCCATTCGCCGCTTGCCTCGTCATAGACATAATCTTCGTCGTCGCTGGTCATTCTGTTATCCCGGTTTGCGGAAACGCAGCGCAAACTGGTCGGTTTTGCCACGAATTTCCTTGTCGAAGACGTTCGCGGTACGCGGATCGTCGGTGCGTTTATAGAGGTCGCTTTCGGCCTCCAGCTTGAAACCCGCCTTGGTCAGTACCGCGACCACCGCCGCCTTGTCGATGCGGTGCAGGCTGTCCGACAGCGTCGTTCCGCTGCCCTCGGCGGCGCTATGGTCGACGACGACCAGCGTCCCGCCGGGCTTCAGCGCCGCGAACAGTGCGGCGCTCGCCTTGTCGCCCGTCCCGGCGGGGAAGGGCTTCAGATAGAGGTCGTGGAAATTCTGCACCGTGATGATCGTGTCGAGCGGTGTGGCAAATGCGGGCGCCGCAAACGGTCCGGCGACGGCATCGACATTGTCATAGGCGGCATCGACCGCCGCCTGATCGTCGCCATATTGTTTCTTGAAGGCGATGAATTCGGAAGGCTGGAAGGCATAGACCTTGCCGGTCGGGCCGACCGCGGCTGCGAGCAGGCGGGTAACATAACCGCCGCCCATCACATAGTCGCCGACCTTCTCGCCCGGTGCGATCTGGGCGAACGCGAGCAGTTCGGCGGGCTTGCGCGCGGTGTCGCGTTCGCGGTCGGCCGCGGGACGCGCCGGATCGGCGAGGGCGCTCTTATAGTTTGGGCCGGCGTCTTTGGCGGCGAGCGGAGTTGCTGAAACGGCGAGCAGGATAGCAAGGGTAAGCGGGCGGATCATGGCATCGACTCCCAATGATTTTGTTGCGCCACCATAGCGCTTCCCTGCGCCGTCCGCGCACTTATTTGCATATCCCGATTTTGATGATAGGTTTCTTGGTGAAACTAAAAAATATGGCCAAAAAGCTTGGGAGAGCGGACATGCATGATCTGGTGATTCGTGGCGGCACCGTCGTCGATGGTTCGGGCGGAGTGCCCTTTGTCGCGGATGTCGCGATCGACGGCGACCGCATTGTCGCGGTCGGCGAAAAGCTCGGCGCGGGGCGTGAGGAGATCGACGCCAGCGGCAAGATCGTCACCCCCGGCTTTGTCGATGTCCACACCCATTATGACGGACAGGCGACGTGGGATGCCGAAATGGCGCCGTCGAGCTGGCACGGCGTCACCACTGTTGTCATGGGCAATTGCGGCGTCGGCTTCGCCCCCGCCAAGCCCGACCGCCACGAATGGCTGATTTCGCTGATGGAAGGCGTCGAGGATATCCCCGGCACCGCGCTCGCCGAAGGCATGTCGTGGGACTGGGAAACCTTCCCCGAATATATGGATGCGCTCGAAAAGCTGCCGCGCACCGTCGACGTCGCGTGCCATGTGCCGCACGGCGCCGTCCGCGCCTATGTGCTTGGCGACCGCGAAAAGCCCGGCGCGATCCCGACCGACGCGGACATCGCCGAAATGTCGCGCATCGTCGAGGAAGGCGTGCGGGCAGGGGCGCTCGGCTTCTCGACCAGCCGCACGGTGCTGCATAAATCGATCGACGGCGAACTCGTCCCCGGCACCACGGCTACGGCTGAAGAACTGGTCGCGATCGGTCGCGCAATGGGCCGCGTCGGTTACGGCGTGTTCGAAATGGCGAGCGACATGAAACGCGAGTGGAACGAGTTTCAGTGGATGGGGGATCTCAGCCGCGAAACGGGCCTGCCGGTGACTTTCGCCGCGCTCCAGTCGATCGCCAAGGAATTGCCGCTCGAAGAGCAGATTTCGGAAATGCGCAAACAGAACGCGACCGGCGCGAACATCGTCGCGCAGATCGCGCTGCGCGGCAACGGGGTGATCATGGCGTGGCAGGGGACGGTGCATCCGTTCCGCTTCAAGCCGGCATGGAACGAGATCATCGACCTGCCGTGGGACCAGCAACTCGCGCATCTGAAAGATCCAGGGTTCAGGAAGCGGATGATCGACGAGCCCAATATCTGGCCCGAAAGTGACATTCTCGACTTCCTGAAGGTCGTCGCCGAAGGCTGGCCGGTCCAATTCGAAATGGACCCCGATTTCAACTACGAACCGCGGATGGATGAGAGCATCGCCCATCGCGCTGCGGGGGCGGGTGTCAGTGCCTCCGAATATGCCTATGATCTGCTGATGAAGGATGACGGCAAGGGCTTCATCTATTTCCCCATCCTCAACTATCGCGACGGCAACCTCAATTTCCTCGAGGATCTGCAGGCGTCGGACGACACGGTGAACAGCCTGTCCGACGGCGGCGCGCATTGCGGGACGATCTGCGACGCCGCTTCGCCGACCTTCATGCTCCAGCATTGGGTGCGCGATCGCAAAGGCCATCGCATCGCGCTCGAACAGGCCGTGAAGCGCCAGTGCCGCGATACCGCAATGCTCTATGGGCTCGAAGATCGCGGCGTGCTTGCGCCGGGCTATCTCGCCGATCTCAACGTCATCGACATGGACGCGATCAAGCTCGGCAAACCCTGGCTCGCCTTCGACCTGCCTGCAGGGGGCAAGCGCCTGCTGCAAAAGGCCGACGGCTATGTCGCGACGATCAAGTCCGGCGTCGTCACGTTCAAGGATGGCGCAATGCAGGGCCCGACCCCCGGCGGCGTGATCCGCGGCCCGCAGCGCGTCGAAATGGCGATGGCGGCCGAGTGATGCGGGCGGTCCAGCTTCGCGCCCCCGCTTCCCTCGATAATCTGACGCTGGCCGATCTTCCCGACCCCGGTGATCCGGGGCCGGGCGAGATTCGGGTGCGGCTGGCCGCATCGTCGCTCAATTTCCATGATTTTGCGGTCGTCGCCGGGATGATCCCGACCGCCGAAAACCGTATCCCGATGTCCGATGGCGCAGGGACGGTCGAGGCGGTGGGTGAGGGCGTGACCGACCATAAAGTCGGTGACAGCGTCGTGTCGCTCTTCTTTCCCTATTGGGCCGACGGCGCGCCGCCGGCGAGCGCCTTCACGCAAGTTCCCGGCGATGGCATCGACGGCTATGCGCGCGAAGTGGTGGTGACGCCCGGGCATTGGTTCACGCGTGCTCCCGAGGGCTGGTCGGCGGCCGAGGCGGCGACGCTCACCTGCGCCGGGCTGACCGCATGGCGCGCGCTGTTCGTCGACGGCGTCACCCAGCCGGGCTCGACCGTGCTGATTCAGGGCAGCGGCGGGGTATCGGTCTTCGCGCTGCAATTTGCCAAGGCAGCGGGCGCGCGCGTGATCGCGACAAGTTCGTCCGACGCGAAGCTCGAACGATTGAAGGCGCTCGGCGCCGACGAGCTGATCAATTACAAGGAGGTGCCGACGTGGGGCGCCCGGGCGCTCGAACTGACGGGCGGGCGCGGGGTCGATACGGTGGTCGAGATCGGCGGGGCGGGCACTCTCGACCAGTCGATGCTCGCGGCGCGTGTTGGCGGGCATGTTGCACTGATCGGGGTGCTGGCGGGGATTGTCGGGCCGGTGAAGACCGCGCTGCTGATGAGCAAGAATTTGCGCGTGCAGGGGCTGACCGTCGGCAGCCGCGCACAGCAACTCGCGATGATCGCGGGGGTCGAGGCGAACGGCATTCGTCCGGTCCTCGACCGGCACTTTCCGCTCGAAAATCTTGCCGACGCATTTCGCCATCAAGTGTCGAACGCGCATTTCGGCAAGATTATCCTCGATATCTAGCGGCTCAGCGTGCGAGCAGATCCGAAGGCAAGGTCGGTTCGCTGACGATCTTTGCCATGCGCCGCCACATCTCGTCGCGGCTGGGTCTGCCGCGTTCGACATAGGCGCGCACCATCGTCTCGCCGAGACCGTAGTTGATCACATAGCTGCGATACTGATCGGTGAAGCTCACCGACTGCTCGGCGCGCTTAGGGGAGACGAGCAGATATTTCTGGGTTAGCGCCACAGCCGTCGGTCGGTCGATCACGCCATCGAGATATTGCTGCGCGATCGTCAGCCGCGCGCCCGACGCGCGTTTGATCGCGGCCAAAAGCTGCCAGTAACGATCATCGGACGGCACCGCGATTTCGGCAATCGGCATCAGGACGTCGCGCTCGGTGTCGGCCTTGCTGCTTTCGGGGAAGGCGAGGTCGATGCCGTAATTGGCGCTGCCCTCGGCGATCAGGCTTTGCGGGCTGTAGAGGGGGTAAACGCTGAACTCGGCCCAGCCGCGCTCCTTCACCAATTTCTCTTCAAGCTTCATGTTGAGCAGGTGATGCCCCGGATACCCCTCGTGGCAGCCGAGGTCGAGCGCGCGCGACAGGCGGATCGGCAGGTCGGTGTTGACCTGGATCAGGCTGTGGTAGCCGCCCTGATAATAATTGTAGCCGCTCCAGCTCTTGCCGGTGACGAATTCGAGGCGAAAGCTTTCGCCTTCGGGCATCGGGATATGCGCCATGCTGCGTCCGCGGCAACGCGCGATCGCGGCGTCGAAGGTCTTTTGCAGCCGTTCCTTCGGGATGGTGAAGGCATCGAGATAGGCTTCGACGCGGTCGGCGAGCGCGCCTTCGCCAGGGACGAGGGCTTCGATCTTCGCGAGCTCGGCGTCGTAGCTGGCGAGGGGCTTCAACCGCGGCCGCACCCCGAACAACCGTTCGGCCTCCTCGGCGAAGGTAAAGCGCGTGCCCTGCATCATCTGCAATCGCGTTTCGGCGGCGCGAAGCTGCGCGCGTAGAAAATGGGCACGGCGCTTGGCGAGCGGATCGGACAGCCGCCGTGCCGCAACGTCAACCTCAGCCATCAGGTCGCGCGTCGCGGCGAGCAACGTCGGCTTGTCGCGCGGGGCCGCCTCGGCCGCCTTCTGAAGCTCCGGCGGGCCATAATAGGCGTCGATATAGCCGGGCTCGTGCGTTCCGATTTCGAGGCTGAGCCGCAGATAGGCGGATGCGATCTCGTCGAGCGCCTTGGTCGAAGCCGGTGTGCGGCGGACGTCGAGCGATGCTAGATCGGGCTTGGTCGCGGAGGGGCGGGTCTCGTTCGCGGCACAACCCGACAGGAGGGCGACCAGCGACAGGGCGATGAATTTACGCATTACGCGGCTATACCGCTGCTTTCGCTCGTGTCACGCACATCGCCGTCGGCGGCGATTTCGGCGTCCGACCGGCTTTCGGTCGCGTCATGATCGGGATGGAGCGGTGCGAAGCGCAAGACGGCGTAACCCGCGAGTGCCGCGAACAGCGACCCCATCAATATGCCGATCTTCGCTTCCTCGACCAGCAACGCATCGCCCGGAAAGGCGAGCCCGCCGATGAACAGGCTCATCGTAAAGCCGATGCCGCACAGCATCGCGACGCCATAGACCTGAAGCCAGGTCGCGCCGCGTAGCCGGCCCGCGATCCCCAATTTCACCGCCAGCCAGACGCTGCCGAAGATGCCGATCTGTTTTCCAAGGAACAGCCCCGCCGCGATCCCGAGCGGCAGCGGCGCGAATAGCTGATCGACACCCAGCCCGCGGACATCGACCCCCGCGTTGGCAAAACCGAAAAGCGGCACGATCGCAAAGGCGACCCACGGGTGCAAAGCGTGTTCGAGCTTGTGAAGCGGCGAATGCGCGCTGTCGGGGGCGCCCGGGGTGTGCTCGAACGGGATCGCCATGGCCGCCAGCACTCCCGCGATCGTGGCGTGGACACCCGAAAGCAACATCGCGTACCAG contains these protein-coding regions:
- a CDS encoding DMT family transporter translates to MQYLYLGIAIVAEVIATSFLKQADGFRNLGPSLIMAAGYIVAFYFLSLALRDIPTGIAYAIWSGVGIVLITTVAWIFQGQRLDAPAMIGMALIVAGVAVMNIWSKTAAH
- a CDS encoding alkylphosphonate utilization protein codes for the protein MTSDDEDYVYDEASGEWLSAGEARERAAAASAGPEVRDAVGNLLSDGDSVVLVKDLTVKGAGQTLKVGTVIKSIRLTGDDQEIDCRHDGIKGLVLRAEFVRKR
- a CDS encoding class I SAM-dependent methyltransferase — its product is MIRPLTLAILLAVSATPLAAKDAGPNYKSALADPARPAADRERDTARKPAELLAFAQIAPGEKVGDYVMGGGYVTRLLAAAVGPTGKVYAFQPSEFIAFKKQYGDDQAAVDAAYDNVDAVAGPFAAPAFATPLDTIITVQNFHDLYLKPFPAGTGDKASAALFAALKPGGTLVVVDHSAAEGSGTTLSDSLHRIDKAAVVAVLTKAGFKLEAESDLYKRTDDPRTANVFDKEIRGKTDQFALRFRKPG
- a CDS encoding N-acyl-D-amino-acid deacylase family protein encodes the protein MHDLVIRGGTVVDGSGGVPFVADVAIDGDRIVAVGEKLGAGREEIDASGKIVTPGFVDVHTHYDGQATWDAEMAPSSWHGVTTVVMGNCGVGFAPAKPDRHEWLISLMEGVEDIPGTALAEGMSWDWETFPEYMDALEKLPRTVDVACHVPHGAVRAYVLGDREKPGAIPTDADIAEMSRIVEEGVRAGALGFSTSRTVLHKSIDGELVPGTTATAEELVAIGRAMGRVGYGVFEMASDMKREWNEFQWMGDLSRETGLPVTFAALQSIAKELPLEEQISEMRKQNATGANIVAQIALRGNGVIMAWQGTVHPFRFKPAWNEIIDLPWDQQLAHLKDPGFRKRMIDEPNIWPESDILDFLKVVAEGWPVQFEMDPDFNYEPRMDESIAHRAAGAGVSASEYAYDLLMKDDGKGFIYFPILNYRDGNLNFLEDLQASDDTVNSLSDGGAHCGTICDAASPTFMLQHWVRDRKGHRIALEQAVKRQCRDTAMLYGLEDRGVLAPGYLADLNVIDMDAIKLGKPWLAFDLPAGGKRLLQKADGYVATIKSGVVTFKDGAMQGPTPGGVIRGPQRVEMAMAAE
- a CDS encoding zinc-dependent alcohol dehydrogenase family protein, which gives rise to MRAVQLRAPASLDNLTLADLPDPGDPGPGEIRVRLAASSLNFHDFAVVAGMIPTAENRIPMSDGAGTVEAVGEGVTDHKVGDSVVSLFFPYWADGAPPASAFTQVPGDGIDGYAREVVVTPGHWFTRAPEGWSAAEAATLTCAGLTAWRALFVDGVTQPGSTVLIQGSGGVSVFALQFAKAAGARVIATSSSDAKLERLKALGADELINYKEVPTWGARALELTGGRGVDTVVEIGGAGTLDQSMLAARVGGHVALIGVLAGIVGPVKTALLMSKNLRVQGLTVGSRAQQLAMIAGVEANGIRPVLDRHFPLENLADAFRHQVSNAHFGKIILDI